The Carnobacterium mobile DSM 4848 genome includes a window with the following:
- the truB gene encoding tRNA pseudouridine(55) synthase TruB codes for MEGILPLWKERGMTSHDCVFKLRKILKTKKIGHTGTLDPDVDGVLPICIGNATKVVEYMMETGKGYIGEITLGFSTTTEDSSGDIVEQVQMNEVPLVTAIDQAMAAMEGTILQTPPMFSAVKVNGKRLYEYARAGETVERPSRKATIKRFIRTSEPVLDEAAHTVSWRFEVDCGKGTYVRTLAVDLGLALGYPAHMSDLTRILSGTFKASDCLTLDQVAEKAANGTIQEALFPLEYGLKELASTHIDQALWDKVKNGAVLPLAAFGEQTDFPVVVMYQNQAWSIYDKHPTKENLLKPVKGLRKFQ; via the coding sequence ATGGAAGGTATTCTCCCATTATGGAAAGAACGTGGCATGACAAGTCATGACTGTGTATTTAAATTGCGTAAAATATTAAAAACAAAAAAAATTGGCCATACGGGCACATTAGATCCAGATGTAGACGGAGTCTTGCCTATTTGCATTGGAAATGCTACAAAAGTTGTTGAATACATGATGGAGACGGGTAAAGGCTACATCGGTGAGATTACATTAGGTTTTTCTACCACAACAGAAGACAGCAGTGGGGACATTGTAGAACAGGTTCAAATGAATGAAGTACCGTTAGTAACAGCAATCGATCAAGCGATGGCCGCGATGGAAGGTACTATTCTTCAAACGCCTCCTATGTTTTCGGCAGTTAAAGTGAATGGAAAACGGTTATATGAATATGCACGAGCTGGTGAAACTGTGGAACGTCCGAGCAGAAAAGCGACTATAAAACGGTTTATCCGTACTTCTGAGCCTGTGTTAGATGAAGCAGCGCATACGGTTTCTTGGCGATTCGAAGTGGATTGCGGCAAAGGGACATACGTTCGTACATTGGCGGTTGATTTAGGCCTAGCCCTTGGTTATCCAGCGCATATGTCTGATTTAACACGCATCTTAAGCGGCACCTTTAAAGCCAGCGACTGTTTGACGCTAGACCAAGTTGCTGAAAAAGCAGCTAACGGTACCATTCAAGAAGCGCTATTTCCATTAGAGTATGGTCTGAAAGAACTCGCTTCCACTCATATCGATCAAGCGTTATGGGATAAAGTCAAAAATGGAGCTGTCCTGCCTTTAGCTGCTTTTGGAGAACAAACCGATTTTCCGGTAGTAGTCATGTACCAAAATCAAGCATGGAGTATTTACGATAAACACCCAACTAAAGAAAACCTTTTAAAACCAGTCAAAGGTTTACGTAAATTTCAATAA
- the ribF gene encoding riboflavin biosynthesis protein RibF: MEIIKLHHPYTQDQIPAGDVVLALGFFDGVHKGHQEVIGRAKQIAAEKKYKLAVMTFNQHPSIVFKKIAVEDMLYLSTVEKKQAMMAELGVDILYEVDFTSAFAALKPQLFVDQYIVGLHAKVVVAGFDYTYGKKEIASMEQLPSYADDRFEIVVVEKQMNEESKISSTRIRKCLDSGNIEEANGLLGYIYETAGRVVHGDARGRLLGFPTANIEVTKNVRLPRVGVYAVKIRVGKKWFLGMASIGHNITFEANRPLTVEVYILDFEQDIYGEKVTVLWHHYLRDELKFDSMEALIEQLKQDELDTLNYFK, from the coding sequence ATGGAAATTATAAAATTGCACCATCCTTATACACAAGATCAAATTCCAGCAGGAGATGTTGTACTGGCACTTGGTTTTTTTGATGGTGTTCATAAAGGACATCAAGAAGTCATAGGCAGAGCAAAACAAATAGCTGCAGAAAAAAAATACAAATTAGCAGTGATGACGTTTAATCAGCACCCATCAATTGTTTTCAAAAAAATTGCGGTGGAAGATATGCTTTATTTATCAACAGTTGAAAAAAAACAAGCGATGATGGCTGAATTAGGAGTAGACATTTTATATGAAGTTGATTTTACATCTGCTTTTGCAGCTTTAAAACCACAACTATTTGTAGATCAATACATTGTAGGATTACATGCCAAAGTAGTAGTAGCCGGTTTCGATTATACTTATGGCAAAAAAGAAATTGCTTCAATGGAACAGTTGCCCAGTTATGCTGATGATCGATTTGAAATTGTAGTAGTTGAAAAACAAATGAATGAAGAATCGAAAATTAGTTCAACTCGGATTAGAAAATGTTTAGATAGCGGGAACATTGAAGAAGCTAATGGTTTACTTGGATATATTTACGAAACTGCTGGTCGAGTTGTTCATGGAGATGCGCGTGGACGTTTACTCGGGTTTCCAACAGCCAATATTGAAGTAACAAAGAATGTGCGTTTACCTCGTGTAGGTGTCTATGCAGTAAAAATCCGTGTTGGAAAAAAATGGTTTTTAGGAATGGCTTCTATCGGTCACAACATCACATTTGAAGCCAATCGGCCTTTAACGGTCGAAGTCTATATTTTGGATTTTGAACAAGATATTTATGGAGAAAAAGTAACAGTTTTGTGGCACCATTATTTAAGAGATGAATTAAAATTTGATTCAATGGAAGCATTGATCGAACAGCTAAAACAAGATGAACTAGATACCCTGAACTATTTCAAATAA
- the hrcA gene encoding heat-inducible transcriptional repressor HrcA, translating into MLTERQILILKSIIILYTNYGTPIGSKTLMTEAGLEFSSATIRNEMVHLEELGFIEKTHSSSGRIPSIKGYRFYVDHLIHPMEIQKKDLMTIKNSFSNDFHQLDEIVVQSAEVLSQLTSYTAISLGPELKESKLTGFRLVPLNEHRVMVILVTDKGHVENQVFSLPRTIQPSDLEKMVNIFNEQLVGHTLIEVFRKLETEIPILINKYAKSTAGIVTILDNIILQAGRDQIHVGGRMNMLDYSMGLGVEKFKSIYSLMDDQHDLAHLLTPHHDGIEVRIGQELDEDLLSEFSLITAGYHVRGYGTGLIALLGPTSMPYSKMISLVDVFRNELSKKVMDYYHSMED; encoded by the coding sequence ATGTTAACAGAAAGGCAAATTCTCATACTAAAATCCATCATAATTCTCTACACAAATTATGGAACACCAATTGGTTCTAAAACATTAATGACAGAAGCGGGTTTGGAATTTAGTTCTGCTACGATTCGGAATGAAATGGTTCATTTGGAAGAATTAGGTTTTATTGAAAAAACGCATTCTTCATCAGGGAGAATTCCTTCAATTAAAGGGTACCGTTTTTACGTCGACCATTTGATTCATCCGATGGAAATCCAAAAGAAAGACTTGATGACAATTAAAAACTCATTTAGTAATGATTTCCATCAGTTAGATGAAATTGTTGTCCAATCTGCGGAAGTTCTTTCACAATTAACTAGTTACACAGCTATTTCTTTGGGACCTGAGTTAAAGGAAAGCAAATTAACCGGGTTTCGTCTCGTTCCTTTGAATGAACACCGTGTAATGGTTATTTTAGTTACTGATAAAGGACACGTAGAAAATCAAGTTTTTTCTTTACCAAGAACCATTCAACCAAGTGATTTAGAAAAAATGGTGAATATTTTTAATGAACAGTTAGTAGGCCATACCTTGATAGAGGTATTTCGAAAGCTGGAAACTGAAATCCCTATACTAATTAATAAATACGCTAAATCAACAGCAGGAATCGTCACGATTCTGGACAATATCATTCTTCAAGCCGGTCGTGATCAAATACACGTAGGAGGCCGAATGAATATGTTGGATTATTCCATGGGATTAGGCGTTGAAAAATTCAAATCTATCTATTCATTAATGGATGACCAACATGATTTAGCTCATTTATTGACTCCTCACCATGATGGAATCGAAGTTAGGATTGGCCAAGAACTAGATGAAGATTTGCTCAGCGAATTCAGTTTGATTACGGCAGGTTATCACGTTAGAGGTTATGGAACAGGATTGATTGCTTTATTGGGGCCTACCAGCATGCCTTATTCAAAAATGATTAGTTTAGTGGATGTATTTAGAAATGAGCTTTCAAAAAAAGTAATGGACTATTACCATTCAATGGAAGACTAA
- the grpE gene encoding nucleotide exchange factor GrpE — protein MTEKQKETVNEEVVDEAVELNKQPENSKEASEENQVDEVTQLKADLAEKEDQYLRLQAELANIRKRNQKEKEDAAKYRSQSLATELLPVIDNLERALAIEVTDEEGQNLKKGLEMVMDSFKTALEHEGIEVIDPLNQPFDPNYHQAIQTAPLEEGQEANTVVNVFQKGYSLKERILRPAMVIVAQ, from the coding sequence ATGACTGAGAAACAAAAAGAAACAGTAAATGAAGAAGTGGTTGACGAAGCTGTTGAACTGAATAAGCAGCCAGAAAACTCAAAAGAAGCCAGTGAAGAAAATCAAGTAGATGAAGTAACACAATTAAAAGCAGATTTAGCTGAAAAAGAAGACCAATATTTGCGTCTACAAGCTGAACTGGCTAATATACGTAAACGCAATCAAAAAGAAAAAGAAGATGCTGCAAAATACCGTTCGCAATCTTTAGCAACAGAATTATTGCCAGTAATCGATAATCTAGAAAGAGCGCTAGCAATTGAAGTGACGGATGAAGAAGGACAAAATTTGAAAAAAGGGCTAGAAATGGTCATGGATTCTTTCAAAACGGCATTAGAACATGAAGGAATAGAAGTCATTGATCCTTTAAACCAACCTTTTGATCCTAACTATCACCAAGCTATTCAAACCGCTCCTTTAGAAGAAGGGCAAGAAGCCAATACAGTTGTAAATGTATTTCAAAAAGGTTATTCTTTAAAAGAGCGTATTCTAAGACCTGCAATGGTCATTGTAGCTCAATAA
- the dnaK gene encoding molecular chaperone DnaK, translating to MSKIIGIDLGTTNSAVAILEGGEAKIVANPEGNRTTPSVVAFKNGEMQVGEVAKRQAVTNPHTISSIKRHIGEAGYTVDVEGKKYTPQEISATILQYLKGYAESYLGEKVDKAVITVPAYFNDAQRQATKDAGKIAGLEVERIINEPTAAALAYGLDKTDKEEKVLVFDLGGGTFDVSILELGDGVFDVLSTAGDNHLGGDDFDEKIIAYLVEEFRKENGIDLSKDKMAVQRLKDAAEKAKKDLSGVSSTQISLPFITAGEAGPLHLEINLTRAKFDELTYDLVDRTKQPVRQALKDAGISASEVDEIILVGGSTRIPAVIEAVRKETGKEPNKSVNPDEVVAMGAAIQAGVLTGDVKDIVLLDVTPLSLGIETMGGVFTKLIDRNTTIPTSKSQVFSTAADNQPAVDVHVLQGERPMAADNKTLGRFQLTDIPAAPRGIPQIEVSFDIDKNGIVNVRAKDLGTQKEQTITIKSSSGLTDEEIERMVKDAEANAEADKNRKEEVDLRNEVDQLLFQVDKTLGELEGKVDEAEVKKAEDARDELKAAVEANDLEAMKTKRDALNEIVQALTVKLYEQAAQAQAEANPEGAQAGEDDVVDADFEEVDDNQ from the coding sequence ATGAGTAAAATAATTGGTATTGACTTAGGTACAACAAATTCAGCAGTAGCTATTTTAGAAGGCGGAGAAGCAAAAATTGTTGCAAATCCAGAAGGAAATCGTACAACTCCATCTGTTGTGGCATTTAAAAATGGAGAAATGCAAGTAGGAGAAGTAGCTAAGCGTCAAGCAGTCACAAACCCGCATACAATCAGCTCAATCAAACGCCATATCGGAGAAGCAGGCTATACGGTTGATGTTGAAGGGAAAAAATATACACCTCAAGAAATTTCAGCAACCATTTTACAATATTTAAAAGGTTATGCTGAAAGTTATTTAGGAGAAAAAGTAGACAAAGCTGTTATTACTGTTCCTGCTTATTTCAACGATGCACAACGTCAAGCAACTAAAGACGCTGGTAAAATCGCTGGTTTAGAAGTAGAACGTATCATCAATGAACCTACTGCAGCAGCGCTAGCTTACGGTTTGGATAAAACAGACAAAGAAGAAAAAGTTCTTGTATTTGACCTTGGCGGTGGTACATTTGACGTTTCTATCCTTGAATTAGGCGATGGCGTTTTTGATGTTCTTTCAACTGCTGGAGACAACCACTTAGGTGGAGATGATTTTGACGAAAAAATTATTGCTTATTTAGTTGAAGAATTTAGAAAAGAAAACGGTATTGATTTATCAAAAGACAAAATGGCTGTTCAACGTTTGAAAGATGCTGCTGAAAAAGCTAAGAAAGACTTATCAGGTGTATCTTCTACGCAAATCAGCTTACCATTTATTACAGCTGGTGAAGCTGGTCCATTGCACTTGGAAATCAACTTAACACGTGCGAAATTTGACGAGTTAACTTATGACTTAGTAGATCGTACGAAACAACCCGTTCGCCAAGCTTTAAAAGATGCTGGAATTTCTGCTTCAGAAGTAGATGAAATTATCTTAGTTGGAGGTTCTACACGTATTCCAGCTGTTATAGAAGCTGTACGTAAAGAAACTGGAAAAGAACCAAACAAATCAGTTAACCCAGACGAAGTTGTAGCAATGGGAGCTGCTATTCAAGCAGGAGTGCTTACTGGAGATGTAAAAGACATCGTTTTACTAGACGTTACTCCTTTATCATTAGGAATTGAAACAATGGGCGGCGTATTCACAAAATTAATCGACCGTAACACAACGATTCCTACAAGTAAATCACAAGTCTTCTCAACAGCAGCAGACAATCAACCAGCTGTAGACGTACACGTTTTACAAGGTGAACGTCCAATGGCAGCAGACAACAAAACTTTAGGTCGTTTCCAATTGACAGATATTCCTGCAGCACCGCGTGGAATCCCTCAAATTGAAGTTTCGTTTGATATCGATAAAAATGGTATTGTTAACGTGCGTGCTAAAGACTTAGGTACTCAAAAAGAACAAACAATCACAATTAAATCTTCATCTGGTTTAACTGATGAAGAAATCGAACGCATGGTTAAAGATGCTGAAGCTAATGCTGAAGCCGACAAAAATCGTAAAGAAGAAGTAGACTTACGCAATGAAGTAGACCAATTATTGTTCCAAGTAGACAAAACTTTAGGAGAACTAGAAGGAAAAGTAGACGAAGCTGAAGTTAAAAAAGCCGAAGATGCTCGTGATGAACTAAAAGCTGCAGTAGAAGCAAATGATTTAGAAGCAATGAAAACTAAACGTGATGCTTTAAATGAAATTGTACAAGCTTTGACCGTCAAACTTTATGAACAAGCAGCTCAAGCACAAGCTGAAGCTAATCCTGAAGGTGCACAAGCCGGAGAAGATGATGTCGTTGATGCTGATTTTGAAGAAGTAGACGACAACCAATAA
- the dnaJ gene encoding molecular chaperone DnaJ, whose product MAKRDYYEVLGVSKSATDQEIKKAYRKLSKQYHPDINKEADADEKFKEISEAYEVLSDANKRAAYDQYGHASTDPNFGAGGGGFGGGFGGGGFGGGGFEDIFESFFGGGGRSANPNAPRQGEDLQYRMDLEFEEAVFGKETTIQYNREDECGTCHGEGSKPGTHPVTCTKCHGSGTLNVERNTPLGRVMTRQTCDVCNGTGKEIKEKCPTCHGSGRVKKRHSVKVTVPAGVEDGNQMRLNGQGEVGKNGGPYGDLYVVFHVKPSDLYDREGSEIYYELPISFIQAALGDEIEVPTVHGKVKLKVPAGTQTGTNFRLRGKGAPRLRGTGNGDQHVTVKLITPKDLSNKQVDILREFAKASGIEVTEQEESLFGKVKDAFKKDRK is encoded by the coding sequence ATGGCAAAAAGAGATTATTATGAGGTATTAGGAGTTTCGAAAAGTGCGACAGATCAAGAGATCAAAAAGGCATATCGTAAGCTTTCTAAACAATACCATCCAGATATTAATAAAGAAGCAGATGCAGATGAAAAATTCAAAGAAATCTCAGAAGCATATGAAGTTTTGAGCGATGCAAACAAGCGAGCTGCTTATGACCAATACGGACACGCAAGTACTGATCCAAACTTTGGAGCTGGTGGCGGCGGTTTCGGTGGTGGCTTCGGAGGCGGCGGCTTTGGCGGCGGTGGTTTCGAAGATATTTTTGAATCCTTTTTCGGAGGCGGTGGGCGTTCAGCTAACCCTAATGCTCCACGTCAAGGAGAAGACCTTCAATATCGGATGGACTTAGAATTCGAAGAAGCTGTTTTTGGAAAAGAAACAACTATTCAATACAACCGAGAAGATGAATGTGGAACTTGTCATGGAGAAGGTTCGAAGCCTGGCACCCATCCTGTTACTTGTACAAAATGTCATGGTTCTGGTACGCTTAATGTGGAACGCAACACACCGCTTGGCCGTGTGATGACTCGCCAAACCTGTGATGTGTGTAACGGAACAGGAAAAGAAATCAAAGAAAAATGTCCAACTTGTCATGGTTCTGGACGTGTGAAGAAAAGACATTCTGTTAAAGTAACGGTACCAGCCGGTGTTGAAGATGGAAACCAAATGCGCTTAAATGGACAAGGCGAAGTGGGTAAAAATGGTGGACCTTATGGTGATTTATATGTGGTTTTCCATGTGAAACCGAGTGACTTATATGATCGTGAAGGTTCAGAAATTTACTATGAGTTACCTATTAGTTTTATTCAAGCCGCTTTAGGGGATGAGATAGAAGTACCGACAGTTCATGGAAAAGTTAAACTGAAGGTTCCAGCTGGAACCCAAACAGGAACTAATTTCCGTTTAAGAGGCAAAGGAGCACCGCGACTAAGAGGAACTGGTAACGGGGATCAACATGTCACAGTTAAATTGATCACTCCAAAAGACTTGTCTAATAAGCAAGTAGACATCTTACGCGAGTTTGCAAAAGCTAGCGGGATTGAAGTAACGGAACAAGAAGAAAGTCTTTTTGGAAAAGTAAAAGATGCTTTTAAAAAAGATCGAAAATAA
- a CDS encoding ISLre2 family transposase yields MEISLTEIIEIIKGSNDGIDAERKLQVYFSNKISDIMQLILEYIDDGLAEEYKKQGYRIEKRDLRTIQFLFGKVTFKRRRMKKEMEKALYPLDKEMGFISRETFSPLLLRNIAEIASGTVLRKTAQATALLTPFTISHTKVKAVLDTVGEFQQNYTENHLLDVTKLTEPKEKKNVPFLYIEGDGLMYKEIKKKRGEIHRIQIAEGVEKNGKRTRLTGTHYFSSTDSTEVAWSLVQNYLYLNYDLTNTLVISNSDGGSGYEFDKFNAVVQGCLRHEHVRDTYHVNQKIKQRLNFVPELQSPLKKAIQDHEREAVEAVLDTAESIIGDEQAAQLEEQIRRLRGYLSRNWEYLTPIYKRGLGEAAHGIGTCESNHRPYSYRVKGQGKYWSKKGLTHVVYVIEGLKNGTLDRAIIEQQPEYKKQASASYKAALKAAHKKVPHQTHEGVRHGSIPHVSRSSSTGNLSAIFNY; encoded by the coding sequence ATGGAAATTAGTTTAACAGAAATTATCGAAATAATAAAGGGTTCCAATGATGGAATCGATGCAGAAAGAAAATTACAAGTTTATTTTTCAAATAAAATCAGCGACATTATGCAGCTTATTTTAGAGTATATCGATGATGGATTAGCAGAAGAATATAAGAAACAAGGCTATAGAATCGAGAAAAGAGATCTTCGTACGATTCAGTTTCTTTTTGGAAAAGTTACATTCAAGCGAAGAAGAATGAAAAAAGAAATGGAAAAAGCACTTTATCCATTAGATAAAGAAATGGGCTTTATTTCAAGAGAAACCTTCTCTCCTCTTCTTTTACGGAACATTGCGGAGATCGCCTCCGGCACAGTATTAAGAAAAACAGCACAAGCAACGGCCTTATTAACGCCTTTTACGATCAGCCATACAAAAGTCAAAGCCGTCTTGGATACAGTGGGAGAGTTTCAACAGAATTACACAGAAAATCATCTTTTAGACGTCACTAAACTGACTGAGCCGAAAGAGAAAAAGAACGTTCCTTTCCTGTACATAGAAGGCGATGGGCTGATGTATAAAGAAATCAAAAAGAAACGTGGAGAGATCCATCGGATCCAAATTGCCGAAGGAGTCGAAAAAAACGGCAAACGAACTCGTTTAACAGGAACGCATTACTTCTCTTCCACAGACAGTACTGAAGTGGCTTGGAGTCTCGTGCAAAACTACCTTTATCTCAACTATGACTTAACGAATACGCTTGTCATTTCAAACAGTGATGGAGGTTCTGGATATGAATTCGATAAATTTAATGCGGTCGTTCAAGGCTGCTTGCGTCATGAACATGTACGAGATACGTATCATGTGAATCAAAAGATCAAACAACGACTGAACTTCGTTCCTGAGTTACAATCTCCTCTAAAAAAAGCCATCCAAGATCACGAGCGGGAAGCAGTCGAAGCTGTTTTAGATACAGCTGAGAGTATCATCGGAGACGAACAAGCAGCCCAACTAGAAGAGCAAATCAGACGATTAAGAGGCTACCTTTCAAGAAACTGGGAGTATTTGACGCCCATTTATAAACGAGGGCTGGGAGAAGCAGCTCACGGTATTGGAACTTGTGAGAGCAACCACCGTCCTTATAGCTATCGTGTAAAAGGCCAAGGAAAGTATTGGTCTAAAAAAGGACTGACCCATGTCGTTTATGTGATCGAGGGTTTAAAAAACGGAACTTTAGATCGAGCCATCATTGAACAGCAGCCGGAGTATAAGAAACAAGCCAGTGCGTCTTATAAAGCTGCCCTTAAGGCAGCCCATAAAAAAGTACCCCACCAAACTCATGAGGGTGTCCGTCATGGATCGATTCCTCATGTAAGTCGTTCCAGCAGCACGGGAAACTTGAGTGCTATTTTTAACTATTAA
- the lepA gene encoding translation elongation factor 4, with amino-acid sequence MNKNDLIERQKRIRNFSIIAHIDHGKSTLADRILQMTHTVADRDMQAQLLDSMDLERERGITIKLNAIELNYTAKDGEMYTLHLIDTPGHVDFTYEVSRSLAACEGAILVVDAAQGIEAQTLANVYLALDNDLEIIPVINKIDLPAADPERVRAEIEDVIGIDASEAVLASAKAGIGIEDILEQIVEKVPAPIGDTDSPLKALIFDSAYDAYRGVVLNIRVMEGMIKPGDTMKLMSNGKTFEVSEVGIFSPKPIKREFLMVGDVGYVTANIKTIQDTRVGDTITLADNPAAESLEGYRKLNPMVYCGMYPIDSSRYGDLRDALDKLQLNDAALQFEAETSQALGFGYRCGFLGLLHMDVIQERLEREFNLDLITTAPSVIYHANLTDGTQKTVANPAEMPEPGVIESIEEPYVKATIMVPNDYVGAVMEISQRKRGDFLTMDYLDDNRVNVVYEIPLSEIVYDFFDKLKSSTKGYASLDYEMIGYKKSNLSKMDILLNGEKVDALGFIVHKDFAFNRGKAIVDQLKTIIPRQQFEIPVQAAIGQKIVARSNIKALRKDVTAKLYGGDVTRRQKLLKKQKAGKKRMKQVGSVEVPQEAFMSVLKMDDE; translated from the coding sequence ATGAATAAAAATGATTTAATTGAACGACAAAAAAGAATTCGGAATTTTTCCATTATTGCTCATATCGACCACGGAAAATCAACCTTAGCAGATCGTATTCTTCAAATGACTCATACGGTTGCTGATCGCGATATGCAAGCTCAATTATTGGATTCTATGGATTTAGAGCGTGAACGTGGTATCACTATTAAATTAAACGCTATTGAATTAAACTACACAGCAAAAGACGGCGAAATGTATACTTTGCATTTGATAGACACGCCGGGTCACGTCGATTTTACGTATGAGGTTTCAAGAAGTTTGGCAGCGTGTGAAGGGGCTATTCTAGTCGTAGATGCGGCACAAGGAATTGAAGCACAAACCTTAGCAAACGTGTATCTTGCTTTAGACAATGACCTTGAAATCATACCGGTAATCAATAAAATTGACTTGCCAGCTGCAGATCCAGAACGTGTCCGTGCTGAGATCGAAGATGTGATTGGGATCGATGCAAGCGAAGCTGTTTTAGCAAGTGCTAAAGCCGGTATCGGGATCGAAGATATCTTGGAACAAATCGTCGAAAAAGTTCCTGCTCCAATAGGCGACACAGATAGCCCTTTGAAAGCTTTGATATTTGACTCAGCTTACGATGCATATCGTGGAGTAGTATTGAATATTCGTGTTATGGAAGGGATGATCAAACCTGGAGATACAATGAAGTTAATGAGTAACGGAAAAACTTTTGAAGTATCTGAAGTGGGCATCTTTTCTCCTAAACCAATCAAGCGTGAATTCTTAATGGTCGGGGATGTTGGATATGTTACAGCAAATATCAAAACGATCCAAGATACACGAGTTGGGGATACGATCACTTTAGCTGATAATCCTGCTGCAGAGTCATTAGAAGGCTATCGGAAATTGAATCCGATGGTTTATTGCGGAATGTATCCGATCGATTCTTCACGTTATGGTGATTTAAGAGACGCTTTAGACAAACTGCAATTAAATGATGCAGCCTTACAATTTGAAGCTGAAACGTCTCAAGCACTTGGGTTTGGGTATCGTTGCGGATTCTTAGGACTTTTACACATGGACGTTATTCAAGAACGGCTGGAACGTGAATTCAATTTGGATTTGATCACAACTGCTCCATCCGTTATCTATCATGCAAACTTAACAGATGGTACACAAAAAACCGTGGCTAATCCAGCTGAAATGCCTGAACCAGGTGTTATCGAATCGATTGAAGAGCCTTATGTAAAAGCAACCATTATGGTCCCAAATGATTACGTTGGAGCTGTCATGGAAATTTCCCAACGCAAACGTGGAGATTTCTTAACAATGGACTATCTTGATGACAATAGAGTAAACGTTGTCTATGAAATTCCTTTATCAGAAATCGTTTATGATTTCTTTGATAAATTGAAATCAAGCACTAAGGGATATGCTTCTTTAGATTATGAAATGATCGGCTATAAGAAGAGTAATCTATCTAAAATGGATATTTTATTAAATGGTGAGAAAGTTGATGCTTTAGGTTTTATTGTGCATAAAGATTTTGCTTTTAACCGTGGAAAAGCTATCGTTGATCAATTGAAGACGATTATACCAAGACAACAATTTGAAATCCCAGTTCAAGCAGCCATCGGACAAAAAATTGTTGCTCGTTCAAACATCAAAGCATTACGTAAAGACGTTACAGCAAAATTGTATGGTGGCGATGTGACCCGTCGACAAAAACTATTGAAGAAACAAAAAGCTGGTAAAAAACGGATGAAACAAGTCGGATCCGTAGAAGTACCGCAAGAGGCCTTCATGTCTGTTCTCAAAATGGACGACGAGTAA